tagGGCCTTTACACACGAATTGACTTAACCATTACAGTAAGAtttcgaccaatcacgtacttgattcagccggttacgagccaccgcacaagctttttcgtaacacgttacgttacgttaagtgttCCATAAACCTgagttcgtacttaaaattaaacttacatcaacgcacaaagaaacttttaacgtaagttcttaagttcttacgttaaggatttctttgtgcgttgatttaagttaaattttaagtacaacttaggttcgtatggagtacttaacgtaacgtaacgcgttatggaagagtttgtgcggtggccctacggaaagttacggttacggtcgcccaatccgacgcgtcgaaaccttatgttacgattatgtCAATTCGTGTGTGAAGGTCCttagcccggatctacaataggtgtagtaagccttatgtcATAAGAAACtgatcaattataattgaatgtgagaagaataaacgaatataattGATTCTTTAGGGCTTAAGgcttagggccaccgcacaaactcttccataacgcgttaagttacgttaagtactccatacgaacctaagttgtacttaaaatttaacttcgCACAAAATcgacgcacaaagaaatccttaacgtaagaacttaagaacttacgttaaaagtttctttgtgcgttgatgtaagtttaattttaagtacgaacttagatttatggagcacttaacgtaacgtaacgtgttacgaaaaagcttgtgcggtggctcttactattgtagatccggccttacGCGTATTGCCGGATATCcggtattaatttaaaaaaatattacacaagtgattataacttataattgtttgaaatttggaaaataatattgcggTTGCGGTACAGCCAATCTTTTGAATTAAAGTTTTGAAGCAatcgataaataataataaagacgATTAGGGAAGGGaacaattatcaattattaatgttaaaatgacaaaacaaaagttataaaaataatttaaaataatctttcttatatttttcttagttttaatattacttaataatcatagtttaatattaataaatttttcattataaataataacatttccGCATTTTGCggtgataatttatttctattgtcAGAGTAAACTAATTTTCTTGCGTTAAAGAGTCTTTCGGAATGTACAGAAGAAGGTGGAGcactcaaatattttaaaacaaaaattttgagattAGGATATTCTAAAGCATGGGTTTTCCACCATGTTAAAGGATCTTCAGTTCTTGGTGATAGAGGTATCGTCAGATACTTTGTTAATTCGGCATtgtgaattgaaattttttttttactgcgATTACTTGgttgttttttaaacaatccCGTGTTTAATGAATCCTCAATAATACTATTATCGCTATTATCTGATTTTGAATTATTCACGATGTCGTCAAAACACTTCCAAATGTCGTTGTGTGTTTCACTGATGATATCTTGTTCTTGAACAGGATTGACATTATGACTGTGTGTGTCTTTATCTTCGgctctattatttatttcaagtaattcGTCGATTATCCATTGTTTCGCCTTATTTTCGtctgataaaaatttagttttaaatcttGAATCTAATATGGTGGTAAATGATGCAATTAGAGCAAAAAGGGATTGACCTTTATTGGCTCTAGGGGAAAAGCCGTGTAGGCATAAAAACCCCTGATAGcgaattacaataattttgttatttataactgGATTCCCGTTGTTCAGAAAACTAAGTTTGTCGCGGGGCCCCGTACGTATGTGAATGTCGAAGAGACTGAGCTCTTTACAATGTGTATGGTTAAATTAACGATCGGACTGCGCGAATAATATCTCGCAAGGATTCGGTCGATTAAAGACAATTTGTACGTGTGAAAAAATTCGGTTCGCACTGGCTCGAGATATTCACTTGCCAAAATACAAAACTGAAGTGAAGTCTCGTCTCCAGAGCTCCCCCGCTCTATCCGCTATCCCCTCTCCTGCCTTGTGAAGGGCCGAAGCGTCACATCTTAAAACATGTGTTAGCCATTATACGACTTGCTTTTTCGTGTTCCTACGGAACACTGCcaatactgaaaatttatacgCAATATGAagtatagattttcagtagtAGCAGTGAATAACGCAGGACTAGAGGATCAGTTTTCATTGGAAACTGTgctaataattctattaaagaTTGTTGGGTACCATCGTAATGATAATAATGGGGTCGGTGCGGAAGGGGGGGAATTCATCTAGGATCTCGATGTCGGAGGATGGAGGTGAAAGTGGGGGTGGTACCTCTTCTGGTTCAGGGGAACTGATCGGAGAATATCTTGAAGAAGGAGGGAGAGGTGTAAAAGGTCGAAAATCATACGCGGGATCCTCGACGACGGAAGAAGGTGCGGGATGTTGAGAATCACACGCGGGATCCTCGACCACGGGAAAAGGTGCGGAATGTCAAGAATCGCACGCGGGATCCTCGACGAactatgtaattaataataataatatcacaatACTTTTATCATGCAGtacttattagaaatatataaactaaaacttaaaaagaaaagagagaggaatACTTGTCGTCAGTGGAATGAAAATTAACTAagtcaataatataaagtcaAAGTTTCTGGCAAATTCATaggcttataaaatttatgtttagtGTCTCATAAAATACTCATTGAATATAATAgatgataaattatacaatacaaaatttaaaagatttccgTTTTTTTAAGAAGAAGAAATGGATAAAAACAAATCCAGGTACGAACATCCATTAGACATACAATATTTAtccata
This genomic window from Monomorium pharaonis isolate MP-MQ-018 chromosome 8, ASM1337386v2, whole genome shotgun sequence contains:
- the LOC114253737 gene encoding zinc finger BED domain-containing protein 4, which translates into the protein FNHTHCKELSLFDIHIRTGPRDKLSFLNNGNPVINNKIIVIRYQGFLCLHGFSPRANKGQSLFALIASFTTILDSRFKTKFLSDENKAKQWIIDELLEINNRAEDKDTHSHNVNPVQEQDIISETHNDIWKCFDDIVNNSKSDNSDNSIIEDSLNTGLFKKQPSNRSKKKISIHNAELTKYLTIPLSPRTEDPLTWWKTHALEYPNLKIFVLKYLSAPPSSVHSERLFNARKLVYSDNRNKLSPQNAEMLLFIMKNLLILNYDY